The Pseudoalteromonas sp. N1230-9 genome segment GCCGCCGACCCCGTACCTTTAGTGCCAGTCTGGCCATTTATGCATACGGAGCAAGAATATATTTTAAATGGTGCTGCAACAATTACTCCAAAAGCCCATAGTATGACAGACCAGACGCCTGGCTACTTACATACTGCGAGTAATTTTAAAAGTTATGCTGCAATCAATAAAGGTATGGAAAAACGGATTCAAGAAGAAGTTAGGCTTGATTATGATAAGCGATTAGAGTGCAGCCGTACTTCAAGATGGGCAAGAAAAATAGGCGCTGCATTAATCACATATTTACGTGATACAGGCAAGTTATATGCGATACAAAACCACTACACGAATACGCTTACCGTCTATGACCAAATTGCTAAAGCATTAACCGACAGTATCGATCTCTCTAAAAATTATACGAGTGATGTGAAGGGGATTTTAGGTTACATGCTGGCTTTTTGTGGCTATCCATTTAAAGCAATCTCGTTTACGTATGCATCCATCAGGCATATTTTAAAGTTAATGCTTAAAAATGTGTTTTCTCTTGCAGGCCAAGCAATAGCACTAACAAAATAAGTACAAAAGCCGCCGATGGCGGCTTTTGTTAGGCTGCAAAATTAATGGCTTTTCTCAAAGTCATTAACTTCACGCTCTGCTTCTTCTTTCGATTTGCCGTATTTTTGCTGGATTTTACCAACAAGCTCTGTACGGCTACCTTCGATTCTATCTAAATCATCATTGGTAAGGTCGCCCCATTTACGTTGCACTTTACCTTTCA includes the following:
- a CDS encoding CsbD family protein, with amino-acid sequence MNSDRLEGNWKELKGKVQRKWGDLTNDDLDRIEGSRTELVGKIQQKYGKSKEEAEREVNDFEKSH